In Desulfomonile tiedjei, the following proteins share a genomic window:
- a CDS encoding nucleotidyltransferase family protein, which yields MPGNREEILKKLEENAETIRGFGVRRLGIFGSHARGDQKPSSDIDFLVEFSEATFDNYFDLKFFLEDLFGCPADLVIADVIKPRIRPYILQEAVYVTGF from the coding sequence ATGCCGGGAAATCGCGAAGAAATTCTTAAAAAGCTTGAGGAAAATGCGGAGACCATACGTGGTTTCGGAGTCCGCCGTTTGGGGATCTTTGGGTCTCATGCGCGAGGCGACCAAAAGCCGAGCAGCGACATTGACTTCCTCGTGGAATTCAGTGAAGCGACCTTCGACAATTACTTTGATTTGAAATTCTTCCTGGAAGACCTATTCGGTTGCCCGGCGGATCTGGTTATAGCGGATGTGATCAAGCCCAGGATACGTCCGTACATTCTGCAGGAGGCCGTATATGTCACGGGATTCTAA
- a CDS encoding DUF4236 domain-containing protein, whose translation MGFYLRKSISVGSLRFNLSKSGIGLSAGVKGLRFGSGPRGNYVHMGRGGVYYRATIPPSSSAPSVQQPHPAHSHEPQIPTGTHAPLEEIESADVAQIVDSSSRALLNELNEKHKTTRLWPIVALASTAVLIVGLSTGWPIWLLIPLVLAAIAGTYVAHSRDVLAKTVVLFYDFDAEMESAYGQLHSCAERLASCEAVWHIEATGKVHDRKYHAGASDLVQRKPTFVRKSEPPYVKTNIETIAIGVGRQTLHFFPDRILVYDQKEVGAVGYHELRVNVATTRFIENESVPRDAEVVDRTWKYVNKSGGPDRRFKDNKQLPVCLYEQISLSSRTGLNELLQLSKCGFGGDLAEAIAFLGKKTPKERRGAIPAV comes from the coding sequence ATGGGCTTCTATCTTCGCAAGAGCATTAGCGTCGGCTCTCTCCGCTTCAATCTCTCGAAGTCTGGCATCGGACTTTCCGCAGGTGTTAAGGGTCTGCGTTTTGGCAGTGGACCGCGGGGCAACTATGTTCATATGGGGCGAGGTGGGGTGTATTACAGAGCAACTATCCCGCCATCATCCTCCGCGCCTTCCGTGCAGCAACCGCATCCCGCCCACTCTCATGAGCCTCAGATTCCAACGGGAACCCACGCACCGCTCGAGGAAATCGAATCGGCAGATGTCGCCCAAATCGTTGACTCATCCTCGCGTGCGCTTCTGAACGAACTGAACGAGAAACATAAGACCACTCGCCTTTGGCCTATCGTGGCGTTGGCTTCAACGGCTGTCCTCATCGTCGGGCTGTCCACGGGCTGGCCGATTTGGTTGCTAATCCCGCTTGTTCTGGCAGCTATCGCCGGCACGTACGTCGCCCACAGCCGAGATGTCCTTGCCAAAACCGTTGTACTTTTCTACGACTTCGACGCCGAGATGGAAAGTGCCTACGGACAGCTTCACAGTTGCGCTGAGCGATTGGCCAGCTGCGAAGCGGTTTGGCATATCGAGGCAACGGGAAAGGTTCATGATCGGAAGTATCACGCCGGCGCGAGCGATCTCGTTCAGAGAAAACCAACATTCGTGCGAAAATCAGAGCCACCCTATGTCAAAACTAACATCGAAACCATAGCAATTGGGGTGGGCCGCCAAACGTTACACTTCTTTCCCGATCGCATCCTCGTCTACGACCAAAAAGAAGTTGGTGCGGTCGGCTATCACGAACTCCGTGTGAATGTTGCAACGACGAGGTTCATTGAGAACGAGTCTGTTCCGAGAGATGCAGAGGTCGTCGACAGAACATGGAAGTACGTCAACAAGTCCGGTGGGCCTGACCGGCGATTCAAGGACAACAAACAGCTTCCTGTCTGTCTTTACGAGCAGATTTCGTTGTCGAGTCGGACAGGGTTAAACGAACTGTTGCAGCTCTCGAAGTGCGGCTTTGGTGGGGACTTAGCGGAAGCTATTGCCTTCCTTGGGAAGAAAACTCCGAAGGAAAGACGTGGTGCTATCCCCGCGGTGTAA
- a CDS encoding hemerythrin domain-containing protein, with product MKATEQLRAEHHGIQVMLQVLKAICLKLQAGEKVNPDHVEKIIEFFRLFADRCHHGKEEDLLFPAMEAAGVPKHGGPLGVMLAEHDVGRGYLRAMAEALEKYRSEDVESAADLAAHARKYIAFLNLHIEKENTVLFPMADSRLPAEKQDQLYEEFEKFEEEKIGSGVHEQFHKLLDDLAHTYLGRAAA from the coding sequence ATGAAGGCTACCGAACAATTACGAGCCGAGCATCATGGCATCCAAGTGATGCTGCAAGTACTGAAAGCCATTTGCCTGAAGCTTCAGGCCGGAGAAAAGGTGAATCCCGACCATGTGGAAAAGATAATAGAATTCTTCAGGCTGTTCGCTGACCGCTGCCATCACGGAAAAGAGGAAGACCTGCTGTTCCCGGCCATGGAAGCGGCAGGCGTTCCGAAGCATGGCGGCCCGCTCGGGGTCATGCTCGCGGAACACGATGTCGGCCGGGGGTACCTGCGGGCCATGGCCGAAGCCTTGGAAAAATACAGGTCGGAGGACGTGGAGTCCGCGGCCGACCTCGCAGCCCATGCGCGGAAATACATAGCTTTCCTGAATCTGCACATTGAAAAAGAGAACACCGTGCTCTTCCCCATGGCCGACTCACGTCTCCCGGCAGAAAAACAAGACCAATTGTACGAAGAATTCGAGAAGTTCGAAGAAGAGAAGATCGGCTCAGGTGTGCATGAGCAATTCCATAAACTCCTCGATGACCTGGCTCACACGTATCTCGGTAGAGCGGCAGCATAA
- a CDS encoding HAD hydrolase-like protein, whose translation MGRRLSTRDTAKFILFDIDHTLIDSGGVGVIALNKALEDVTGISEGFKGISFAGKTDLQILREAMERLQLPCADGLPARFLGRYLTQLRAAMTTRNGHVKPGVCGLLQRLEEDDDFFLGLLTGNIEQGARIKLEPHSLNRFFPVGAFGDDGEDRNGLLPVAVQRLSLEQGVIVDHSNCVVIGDTPRDVECAKANGAHSIAVATGPFAVEDLRQTGAELVLPDLSGTDDIVNWLRNR comes from the coding sequence ATGGGGCGAAGATTGAGCACGCGAGACACGGCGAAGTTCATACTATTCGACATTGACCACACCCTCATCGACTCCGGAGGCGTGGGCGTCATAGCCCTCAACAAGGCCCTCGAAGACGTTACCGGCATCAGCGAGGGATTCAAGGGAATAAGCTTCGCCGGAAAAACCGACTTGCAGATACTGCGAGAAGCAATGGAGAGGCTCCAACTACCGTGCGCCGACGGTCTGCCCGCGAGATTTCTCGGCCGGTATCTTACGCAGCTCCGCGCTGCCATGACCACCAGGAACGGCCATGTGAAGCCTGGGGTTTGCGGTCTGCTTCAACGCCTCGAAGAGGATGATGACTTCTTTCTGGGGCTTCTCACCGGGAACATCGAGCAAGGTGCAAGGATCAAATTGGAACCCCATTCACTTAACCGGTTCTTTCCGGTAGGGGCATTCGGCGACGATGGCGAAGACCGGAACGGCCTCCTCCCTGTTGCGGTTCAGAGGCTGTCCCTAGAGCAAGGCGTCATTGTGGACCATTCTAACTGCGTCGTCATCGGCGACACACCGCGAGACGTGGAATGCGCCAAAGCCAACGGAGCGCACTCCATCGCCGTTGCCACCGGCCCCTTCGCTGTTGAGGACCTCAGGCAAACTGGGGCGGAACTGGTCCTGCCCGACCTCTCAGGTACCGACGACATTGTAAATTGGTTGAGAAATCGCTGA
- a CDS encoding DUF86 domain-containing protein: MSRDSKLYLADILESCEKIKTYTSGLSLDQFSADTKTLDAVIRNLEIIGEASRHVPEELRARCAGVEWRKITAMRNMLIHEYFGVKIEIIWDAIQNKLPVLETQIQEILRQEGQK; this comes from the coding sequence ATGTCACGGGATTCTAAGTTGTATCTCGCGGATATTCTGGAATCGTGCGAAAAAATCAAAACCTATACCTCAGGATTGTCACTTGATCAGTTTAGCGCTGACACAAAGACCTTGGACGCAGTAATCCGCAATCTCGAGATCATCGGCGAGGCTTCAAGGCATGTACCCGAAGAGCTGCGTGCCCGTTGCGCGGGGGTGGAGTGGAGAAAAATTACTGCCATGCGTAACATGCTTATTCACGAATATTTCGGCGTCAAGATAGAGATCATTTGGGACGCGATCCAAAACAAGCTGCCGGTTCTTGAAACCCAGATACAGGAAATCTTGAGACAAGAAGGACAGAAGTAG
- a CDS encoding phosphomannose isomerase type II C-terminal cupin domain — MDDYMKTGDQVLQETEREDHRPWGYYEVLSELPDHKVKRIVVYPGKRLSLQRHQRRWEHWTVISGSALVTRDSEEIAMSPGESIDIPLGAVHRVFNPGDELLVFIEVQMGEYFGENDIVRIEDDFGRI; from the coding sequence GTGGACGATTACATGAAGACTGGCGATCAGGTGTTACAGGAGACAGAGAGAGAGGATCATCGCCCGTGGGGCTACTATGAAGTGCTGTCGGAGCTTCCGGACCACAAGGTTAAGCGCATCGTGGTGTATCCGGGGAAAAGGCTCAGCCTTCAGCGTCATCAGCGGCGATGGGAGCATTGGACGGTCATAAGCGGGTCGGCGCTCGTCACCCGCGACTCGGAAGAAATCGCCATGAGTCCGGGCGAGTCAATTGACATCCCGCTTGGCGCGGTCCATCGCGTGTTCAATCCTGGCGACGAATTGCTGGTATTTATTGAAGTTCAAATGGGAGAATACTTCGGCGAGAATGACATAGTCCGCATCGAGGACGACTTCGGAAGAATTTGA
- a CDS encoding DUF169 domain-containing protein, with protein sequence MREISKDQVRAFLDILGLAEEPMGMYYTDDRPDDAISPKSGTLPSVETEAAGQVDWDALNSGWSCVIGNLWRARKKSGAAYFDKEHFGCLGGAFYLGFLKPQLEAIVHYVSTGIPDQMEGERYLESPEVMRSFLNTIDPRPAPARFCVFEPVTQFAASQNPELVVFFARPESIAGLNQLATFVTNDFEAVYSPFGAGCSNIVTWPLKYLAQGKLKAVLGGWDPSDRKFLKTDEITFTVPFEMFRRMVTRWPESFLTTKTWDRIKNKVLKSRKAWGED encoded by the coding sequence ATGCGTGAGATCAGCAAAGATCAGGTACGGGCGTTCCTCGATATCTTGGGTCTGGCCGAGGAACCGATGGGTATGTATTACACCGATGACCGACCTGACGACGCTATCTCACCGAAGAGCGGGACCCTTCCCAGCGTCGAAACGGAGGCTGCCGGACAGGTGGACTGGGACGCTCTCAATTCCGGTTGGTCTTGCGTAATCGGCAATCTCTGGCGCGCTCGAAAGAAGAGTGGAGCCGCCTACTTCGACAAAGAGCATTTCGGCTGTTTGGGAGGAGCGTTTTATCTTGGCTTCTTGAAGCCGCAGTTGGAGGCCATTGTCCACTATGTGTCCACCGGAATACCCGATCAAATGGAGGGAGAGCGCTATCTGGAGTCGCCCGAAGTGATGCGGAGTTTCCTCAACACCATAGATCCCAGGCCTGCGCCTGCCAGGTTCTGCGTCTTCGAGCCGGTGACCCAATTTGCGGCGAGCCAAAATCCCGAACTCGTGGTATTCTTTGCCCGACCTGAAAGCATCGCGGGTCTCAATCAACTGGCCACCTTTGTAACAAACGATTTCGAGGCCGTGTACTCCCCGTTTGGCGCGGGTTGCTCCAACATCGTGACCTGGCCGCTTAAATATCTCGCTCAAGGCAAACTCAAAGCGGTCCTTGGTGGATGGGACCCGTCTGACCGAAAATTCCTCAAAACCGACGAGATCACTTTCACAGTTCCGTTCGAGATGTTCAGGCGCATGGTTACTCGATGGCCCGAGTCTTTTCTCACGACCAAGACGTGGGACCGTATCAAGAACAAGGTCCTTAAGAGCCGCAAGGCATGGGGCGAAGATTGA
- a CDS encoding mannose-1-phosphate guanylyltransferase, with the protein MLYAVIMAGGSGTRFWPQSRQSRPKQLLKIAGDKTMIRATVERVLDEISFERIMVVTSESYAQEISGELPELSSDMLVCEPQGRNTAPCIALAAYKLLKKDPEAVMAVLPADHVIADEQAFRKALKAAAEVASSGDYLITFGIVPNKPETGYGYIELGERATEQAQAPAFKVKRFVEKPDQQRAEEYIKAGTFLWNSGMFVWKASVIIENFEKHLPGVSEAIARISSAFGTEEEGKAIAEVYNSIEGVSIDYGIMEKAANVLVIPIDVGWNDVGSWASLHEVWANDHDGNIIFGELIALAASGCVVSSPHKLTALIGVEDLVVVDTPDALLVCRKDKAQDVRKLQELLKEKGYTNLL; encoded by the coding sequence ATGCTTTACGCGGTAATCATGGCTGGGGGGAGCGGTACCCGCTTCTGGCCACAAAGTCGGCAAAGCAGGCCCAAGCAACTTCTCAAGATTGCCGGCGACAAAACCATGATCAGAGCAACCGTAGAAAGAGTGTTGGATGAAATTTCGTTTGAAAGGATCATGGTGGTCACATCCGAATCTTATGCTCAGGAGATCAGTGGTGAACTTCCGGAACTGAGCAGCGACATGCTGGTATGTGAACCTCAGGGGAGGAATACCGCGCCGTGCATTGCTCTGGCCGCATACAAGCTCTTGAAGAAAGATCCGGAGGCTGTAATGGCCGTCTTGCCTGCCGACCACGTGATCGCGGACGAGCAAGCGTTCCGGAAAGCGCTCAAAGCCGCCGCTGAAGTGGCAAGCTCTGGGGATTATCTCATAACTTTCGGTATCGTTCCCAATAAGCCGGAGACAGGCTACGGATACATAGAGCTTGGTGAAAGAGCCACGGAGCAGGCTCAAGCTCCCGCGTTCAAAGTCAAACGATTCGTGGAAAAGCCCGACCAACAGCGCGCCGAAGAGTATATCAAGGCCGGCACCTTCCTGTGGAACAGTGGCATGTTTGTCTGGAAGGCATCAGTAATAATTGAGAATTTCGAGAAACATCTTCCTGGTGTGAGCGAGGCCATCGCCCGTATTTCATCCGCTTTTGGCACAGAAGAGGAAGGCAAAGCCATTGCCGAAGTCTACAACTCTATCGAAGGGGTCTCCATTGACTACGGAATAATGGAGAAGGCGGCCAATGTTTTGGTCATTCCTATTGACGTGGGATGGAACGATGTGGGGAGTTGGGCGTCGTTGCACGAGGTTTGGGCGAACGACCACGACGGGAACATCATTTTCGGCGAACTGATAGCGCTTGCGGCCTCCGGCTGCGTGGTTTCATCCCCGCATAAGCTCACGGCGCTGATCGGTGTCGAGGACCTGGTGGTAGTGGATACGCCCGACGCGTTGCTGGTTTGTCGAAAGGACAAGGCCCAAGACGTGAGGAAGCTCCAGGAGTTGCTGAAGGAAAAAGGTTACACGAATCTTCTTTAG
- a CDS encoding DNA integrity scanning protein DisA nucleotide-binding domain protein yields the protein MPHTADTRALLSNVCSQKRGVNLKTLEEVIVLAVEIAREGREGRRIGTMFVVSDSAQVLKRSKNLILDPVLGHPDELKKLDNHNMRETLKELAQLDGAFVVSDNGIVVSACRHLDASSQGVDLPLGLGSRHLAAASITRATKAVAVVVSESSVVRIFDDGEIVSEIIPELWLLSRHGVHLEGPYSAQSGENLTVVCKAD from the coding sequence ATGCCCCACACCGCAGATACCAGAGCGCTCCTGAGCAACGTATGCTCACAAAAGCGCGGGGTCAACCTCAAGACCCTGGAAGAAGTAATAGTTCTGGCGGTTGAGATCGCCAGAGAGGGTAGGGAGGGCAGACGAATCGGCACCATGTTTGTGGTGTCGGACTCGGCCCAAGTATTGAAGCGTTCCAAGAATTTGATTTTGGACCCTGTTTTAGGCCATCCGGACGAACTCAAAAAGCTGGACAACCACAACATGCGCGAGACCTTAAAGGAGCTGGCCCAACTGGACGGAGCGTTCGTGGTTTCCGACAATGGGATAGTAGTTTCGGCTTGCCGTCATTTGGACGCTTCTTCTCAAGGGGTTGATCTGCCCCTGGGGCTGGGCAGTCGCCACTTGGCTGCGGCCTCGATTACCAGGGCTACTAAGGCGGTGGCGGTGGTTGTCTCGGAGAGTTCTGTGGTGAGAATCTTTGATGACGGCGAGATCGTTTCAGAGATCATCCCTGAACTCTGGCTGTTGAGCCGGCACGGGGTCCATCTGGAGGGGCCTTATTCCGCGCAGTCGGGAGAGAACCTTACCGTAGTCTGCAAAGCGGACTGA